A single region of the Streptomyces virginiae genome encodes:
- a CDS encoding GDSL-type esterase/lipase family protein — MTESRTHTLFSFGTLRDERVQTALFGGAVPTSPAALAGYTTRPLKITDPAVITASGLDVHLILERRLGASVEGTVLHLTDQELAAADAYEVDDYTRRRVVLSSGATTWAYLDAKPLRPAERIVVVGDSIAYGRCDPRGGWAGHLAAAHIAGNEAERRLFNLAVPGSTLADVGEQTPALLAARRPDTLLVAAGINDSAVPAAGTTAQADADLPAGSRSASDSDSEETADFARVAGSLDTLAATALGHNARLVVAGPSWLDEDRTRDYSGLRFTRARALALRAFFRAWCEANHIDFLDLWEPLRERTELLVDGLHPSAEGHRALYEHLDALGR; from the coding sequence GTGACCGAATCACGCACGCACACCCTGTTCTCCTTCGGCACGCTGAGGGACGAGCGGGTCCAGACCGCTCTCTTCGGTGGAGCCGTCCCCACCTCCCCGGCAGCGCTGGCCGGGTACACCACGCGGCCCCTGAAGATCACCGATCCGGCCGTGATCACCGCCAGCGGGCTCGACGTGCACCTGATCCTGGAGCGCAGGCTCGGCGCCTCGGTCGAGGGCACCGTCCTGCACCTCACCGACCAGGAACTCGCGGCGGCCGACGCCTACGAGGTCGACGACTACACCCGCCGGCGGGTGGTCCTGTCCTCCGGGGCGACCACCTGGGCCTACCTGGACGCCAAGCCGCTGCGCCCGGCCGAGCGCATCGTCGTCGTGGGCGACAGCATCGCCTACGGACGCTGCGACCCGCGGGGCGGCTGGGCGGGCCACCTGGCGGCCGCCCATATCGCCGGGAACGAGGCCGAGCGCCGGCTCTTCAACCTGGCGGTCCCCGGGAGCACCCTCGCCGACGTCGGCGAGCAGACGCCGGCCCTGCTGGCGGCCCGCCGGCCCGACACCCTCCTGGTCGCCGCCGGCATCAACGACTCGGCCGTGCCGGCCGCCGGTACGACGGCGCAGGCCGACGCGGACCTCCCCGCCGGCTCACGCTCTGCCTCCGACTCCGACTCCGAGGAGACCGCCGATTTCGCGCGGGTCGCCGGCAGTCTCGACACGCTGGCCGCGACCGCTCTCGGCCACAACGCCCGGCTCGTCGTCGCCGGGCCGTCCTGGCTCGACGAGGACCGCACCCGCGACTACTCGGGCCTGCGCTTCACCCGGGCCCGCGCACTGGCCCTGCGCGCCTTCTTCCGGGCCTGGTGCGAGGCGAACCACATCGACTTCCTCGATCTGTGGGAGCCGCTACGGGAGCGGACCGAACTGCTCGTCGACGGCCTGCACCCCAGCGCCGAAGGGCACCGGGCGCTCTACGAGCACCTCGACGCGCTCGGCCGCTGA